The following proteins are encoded in a genomic region of Dialister hominis:
- the fabF gene encoding beta-ketoacyl-ACP synthase II, producing MEKRRVVITGMGAVTPVGIGTEEFWDALLAGKSGIAPITEFDATDFPVKIAGEVKGFDPEKYVGDKKAVRHMDRNAQFAVAAAKMAVNDAKLDMANEDPNRVGTIIGTGIGGIKTMEDTVHRIDTRGSAKVNPFAVPMMIANMASGQISITFGLMGPVLADVTACASGNNAIGRATRMIQYGDADVMFAGGTEAAVAKTPMAGFAAMKALSSRDCPPEEASCPFDIRRDGFVLSEGSGVLILEELEHAKNRGAHIYAEVIGYGTNGDAYHITAPRPDGELAARCMQKAIDDAGISPEDIDYINAHGTSTGLNDKNETKAIKKVLGKHAYDIVVNSTKSMTGHLLGAAGAVEAIVCVMSIMNNKVHQTLNLVTPDPECDLDYAPEGPRDMKVDVTMSNAFGFGGHNAVVILRRYEE from the coding sequence ATGGAAAAGAGAAGAGTCGTTATTACAGGGATGGGTGCAGTAACCCCTGTTGGTATTGGAACAGAAGAATTTTGGGATGCGCTGCTGGCAGGAAAATCCGGCATCGCTCCGATTACTGAATTTGATGCAACAGATTTCCCTGTAAAGATCGCAGGCGAAGTCAAAGGCTTTGATCCTGAAAAATATGTTGGAGATAAAAAAGCTGTACGTCACATGGACAGAAATGCCCAGTTCGCTGTAGCAGCAGCTAAGATGGCAGTTAACGATGCAAAGCTGGATATGGCTAATGAAGATCCAAACCGTGTAGGAACCATCATCGGAACGGGCATCGGCGGCATCAAGACAATGGAAGATACCGTACACCGCATCGATACCCGCGGTTCTGCAAAGGTCAACCCGTTTGCTGTACCGATGATGATTGCAAACATGGCTTCCGGCCAGATTTCCATTACATTCGGCCTGATGGGACCGGTACTTGCTGATGTAACAGCATGCGCTTCCGGCAACAATGCAATTGGAAGAGCAACAAGAATGATCCAGTACGGTGATGCCGATGTCATGTTTGCCGGCGGCACCGAAGCTGCAGTAGCGAAGACACCGATGGCTGGATTTGCTGCCATGAAAGCACTCTCCTCAAGAGACTGCCCTCCGGAAGAAGCATCCTGCCCGTTTGATATCAGACGTGACGGATTTGTTCTCAGTGAAGGCAGCGGCGTCCTGATTCTTGAAGAACTGGAACACGCTAAAAACAGAGGCGCACATATTTATGCTGAAGTTATCGGCTACGGCACAAATGGTGATGCATACCATATTACAGCTCCAAGACCGGATGGCGAACTTGCAGCACGCTGCATGCAGAAAGCTATCGATGATGCAGGAATTTCTCCGGAAGACATCGATTACATCAATGCGCATGGCACATCCACAGGTCTTAACGACAAGAACGAAACCAAGGCAATCAAGAAAGTACTTGGAAAACATGCCTATGATATCGTTGTCAATTCAACAAAATCCATGACAGGGCATCTTCTTGGCGCTGCAGGCGCAGTTGAAGCAATCGTCTGCGTCATGTCCATTATGAACAATAAGGTTCATCAGACACTGAACCTGGTTACTCCGGATCCGGAATGTGATCTTGACTACGCTCCGGAAGGCCCGAGAGACATGAAGGTTGATGTAACCATGTCCAATGCATTCGGCTTTGGCGGACATAATGCTGTTGTTATCCTGAGGCGCTATGAAGAATGA
- the rnc gene encoding ribonuclease III — MNHSEIRRKERLAEVREFAEENQIPVQNIQLLNTALTHTSYANEHKNEVIHDNERLEFLGDAVLDLVVGEYLFLRFPSWPEGELTRAKASAVCKPACAECAAKFQVGKYMRLGKGEELSGGRTRISILGDAFEAVIGAIYLDNNYEVAARFILGHLKKFLDLIDQGDYDHDYKSDLQELAQKHGDVDIRYDVVRDEGPDHDKTIWMKIMINGKDFGTGVGKNKKEAAQKAAKEAIERIHKGERF, encoded by the coding sequence ATGAATCATTCGGAAATAAGACGGAAGGAACGTCTCGCAGAAGTGAGGGAATTTGCTGAAGAAAATCAGATTCCTGTGCAGAACATTCAGCTGCTAAATACTGCATTGACACATACGTCTTATGCGAATGAACATAAGAATGAAGTGATCCATGACAATGAGAGACTTGAGTTTTTAGGCGATGCAGTCCTGGATCTTGTTGTCGGTGAATATCTTTTTCTGCGTTTCCCGTCATGGCCGGAAGGCGAACTGACGAGAGCAAAAGCCAGTGCAGTATGCAAGCCGGCTTGTGCGGAATGTGCTGCCAAGTTTCAGGTAGGGAAGTACATGCGTCTTGGAAAGGGCGAAGAACTTTCCGGCGGGCGTACAAGGATTTCGATTCTTGGAGATGCCTTTGAAGCTGTTATCGGTGCCATCTATCTGGATAATAATTATGAAGTCGCTGCCCGTTTTATCCTGGGGCATCTGAAAAAGTTCCTTGATCTGATTGATCAGGGCGATTATGATCATGATTACAAATCCGATCTTCAGGAACTGGCGCAGAAGCACGGAGACGTGGATATTCGCTATGACGTTGTCAGGGATGAAGGCCCCGATCATGACAAGACCATTTGGATGAAGATCATGATTAATGGCAAAGACTTCGGTACGGGCGTTGGAAAAAATAAAAAGGAAGCAGCGCAGAAAGCTGCCAAGGAAGCAATAGAGCGTATCCATAAGGGAGAACGCTTTTAA